The following coding sequences lie in one Arachis hypogaea cultivar Tifrunner chromosome 9, arahy.Tifrunner.gnm2.J5K5, whole genome shotgun sequence genomic window:
- the LOC140175135 gene encoding mitochondrial outer membrane protein porin of 34 kDa-like, giving the protein MRKYVKYSLLLKFDSSTSTGAMKYPRLFTTIIVNEPAPGLKTIFNFRVPDQRSGKFSFVSGVVGTDVLAIGSELSYDTKIGEFTKYNAGVNFTKADLVASLTV; this is encoded by the exons ATGCG CAAGTATGTCAAATACTCCCTATTGTTAAAATTTGATTCAAGTACAAGCACTGGGGCAATGAAATACCCAAGG CTCTTCACAACCATCATTGTTAATGAGCCTGCTCCTGGTCTCAAAACCATCTTTAACTTCAGAGTTCCTGATCAAAGGTCTGGAAAG TTCAGTTTTGTCTCTGGTGTTGTAGGGACTGACGTACTTGCAATTGGTTCTGAGCTCTCTTACGACACCAAAATTGGGGAGTTCACAAAATACAATGCTGGAGTGAACTTCACCAAAGCTGACTTGGTTGCCTCTTTGACTGTGTGA
- the LOC112711035 gene encoding inositol diphosphatase DSP3 produces MTMVEEVVAIEEEINAVAPPPPNFSVVEDGVYRSSFPKPSNFAFLETLNLVSIICLCPEPYPEENLEFLQSHNIRLFHFGIEGKTDLSQSIVKDTITEALKVLIDVKNHPVLIHCNSGKHRTGCLVGCMRKLQNWCLDSVFEEYKKFAGAKSRNTDLEFIGSFDISNMRQCLYSIIYQYQGFASNKPRLLFRSGDNNIQKPQLTKV; encoded by the exons ATGACAATGGTGGAAGAAGTGGTGGCTATAGAGGAGGAAATCAACGCGGTCGCGCCTCCTCCGCCCAACTTCTCGGTGGTCGAAGACGGCGTTTACCGCTCCAGCTTCCCTAAACCTTCAAATTTTGCTTTTCTTGAAACCCTAAATCTTGTATCCATCAT ATGCTTATGCCCtgaaccctatcccgaggagaatCTTGAGTTTCTTCAATCACATAATATCCGTCTCTTTCATTTTGGTATTGAGGGCAAGACG GATCTTTCTCAGTCTATTGTCAAAGATACAATCACAGAGGCTCTCAAAGTTTTAATTG ATGTGAAAAATCACCCAGTTTTGATCCATTGCAATAGTGGAAAG CATAGGACTGGTTGCCTTGTTGGATGCATGAGGAAATTACAGAATTGGTGTTTGGATTCAGTGTTTGAAGAGTACAAAAAATTTGCCGGTGCCAAATCAAGAAATACGGATTTGGAATTCATTGGAAGCTTTGATATCTCAAACATGAGACAATGTCTTTACAGCATCATATACCAATACCAAGGATTTGCTTCAAACAAGCCTCGCTTGTTGTTTAGATCCGGTGACAACAATATACAGAAGCCACAATTGACTAaagtttaa